In Quercus robur chromosome 10, dhQueRobu3.1, whole genome shotgun sequence, a genomic segment contains:
- the LOC126703345 gene encoding uncharacterized protein LOC126703345: MENTYGCSSKTTKDVSLQEIRDRLAEFAEVRGWVQYHSPRNLLLALVGEVGELSEIFQWKGEVARGLPNWSSDDKEHLEEELSDVLLYLVQLADICGLDLGQAALTKIVKNAKKYPVMNQTST, encoded by the exons ATGGAGAACACTTACGGCTGTTCATCAAAGACAACAAAGGATGTTTCTCTTCAAGAAATTAGAGATAGGCTTGCTGAGTTTGCTGAAGTAAGAGGATGGGTTCAATATCACAGTCCTAGAAATCTCCTTCTAGCACTA GTGGGAGAGGTGGGAGAGCTATCTGAGATATTCCAATGGAAGGGAGAAGTTGCAAGAGGACTACCCAACTGGAGTTCTGATGATAAGGAGCATCTAGAAGAGGAACTCTCGGATGTTTTGCTCTATCTAGTACAACTTGCTGATATCTGTGGGCTTGATCTTGGACAAGCGGCTCTGACAAAAATTGTCAAGAATGCTAAGAAGTACCCTGTTATGAATCAGACTTCTACCTAG
- the LOC126703244 gene encoding uncharacterized protein LOC126703244: MLRRTTEYKMVGERRENIMPVEVAIQRELAYRRKVAMLQFTLDEDLKDLMPLQVLSSHSSPIHSPRPLEWPSASPSPVPSTNRSVLSSLSSPNHSPRPLEGPSSSPNPSSSLVPSTNLSGIKRKELINCLQYLQPEQPGLSHGSVMLKDQIDNLFCKICQVQCSGAFNLEQHFKGRKHKAKVEELELNRKYGGEKANQLQCCELCKVTCMNETLLKLHLQGKKHKEKLQQLELLQHGEEIPNQPQWCELCKVTCMNETLLKQHFQGKKHKDKLQELESLKHGEEIPNQPKWCGLCKIWCMGDHNFKEHLEGQKHIVQLHAFQKEKRAKQIIEIG, translated from the exons ATGTTGAGGAGGACAACTGAATATAAAATGGTAGGGGAGAGAAGGGAGAACATTATGCCTGTGGAGGTAGCAATCCAAAGAGAGCTAGCATATAGGAGGAAGGTAGCTATGTTGCAGTTTACATTAGATGAAGATTTGAAAGATCTTATGCCTTTGCAG GTGCTGTCTTCACATTCAAGTCCCATTCACAGCCCAAGACCATTGGAATGGCCAAGTGCAAGTCCAAGTCCGGTCCCAAGCACAAATCGTTCAGTGCTATCTTCACTTTCAAGTCCCAACCACAGCCCAAGACCATTGGAAGGGCCAAGTTCAAGTCCAAATCCAAGTTCAAGTCTGGTTCCAAGCACAAATCTTTCAGGGATAAAGCGAAAAGAGCTGATCAACTGCCTTCAATACCTGCAACCTGAGCAGCCCGGGCTATCTCATGGTAGTGTCATGCTTAAGGATCAGATAGATAACTTATTTTGCAAGATTTGCCAAGTGCAGTGCTCAGGTGCCTTTAATCTCGAGCAACACTTTAAAGGAAGAAAACACAAGGCGAAAGTAGAAGAGTTGGAACTTAATAGGAAATATGGAGGAGAGAAAGCAAACCAGCTTCAATGTTGTGAATTGTGTAAAGTAACGTGCATGAATGAAACTTTGTTGAAGCTGCATTTACAAGGAAAAAAGCACAAGGAGAAACTACAACAACTGGAATTGTTACAACATGGAGAAGAAATCCCAAACCAGCCACAATGGTGTGAATTGTGTAAAGTAACATGCATGAATGAAACTTTGCTGAAGCAgcattttcaaggaaaaaagcACAAGGACAAACTGCAAGAACTGGAATCATTAAAACATGGAGAAGAAATCCCAAACCAACCGAAGTGGTGTGGATTGTGTAAAATTTGGTGCATGGGTGATCATAATTTCAAGGAGCACCTTGAAGGTCAAAAGCATATTGTTCAGCTACATGCTTTTCAGAAGGAAAAGAGGGCCAAACAGATAATTGAGATTGGCTAA
- the LOC126704401 gene encoding probable LRR receptor-like serine/threonine-protein kinase At1g74360: MSDEETNSWPVALIVFLILITGMLVAGDSLDTDKEVLLNLKVFFEGNNQINRGKYSQWNKQSNNPCEWPGINCSTTTRTARVTSIDLSDNKISGKLFGNFSLLTELSFLDLSKNTLSGVIPEDLNRCQNLVHLNLSHNILDGHLNLTGLNKLEKLDISVNRICGEVQLSLPTICDKLVVLNISANNFMGVINGSFDTCQNLQFLDLSSNKLSGELWIGFERLLEFFASENNFNRPILSSMFGTNCNLQVLELCENGFTGQVPGNISNCRNLVILNLLSNNFTGKIPAEMGSISSLQTLYLGNNSFSNDIPDSLLSLNNLTFLDLSRNNFGGNIQEIFGKFTQVKFLVLHSNLYIGGIYTSGILKLPNISILDLSFNKFSGPLPVEISEMPSLKFLILAYNEFSGTIPSEYGNLSRLQALDLSFNWLNGSIPPTFGKLRSLLWLMLANNSLSGEIPPDLGNCTSLLWLNLANNQLSGKIPPQLTNIGTNASATFESNRWENDRIVGGSGECLAMQRWIPANYPPFSFVYDILTRKSCRSLWDWILEGNDIFPICAAGLSGRTFQIPGYVQLSGNRLSGEVPPDIGNMQKFSMLHLGFNEFYGKLPPQIEEMPLVVLNISNNKFSGEIPGEIGNIKCLQNLDLSCNNFSGMFPASFNNLSELSKFNISYNPLMSGVIPITGQLSTFEKSSYLGDPLLELPNFIDNTSYKLPRSTNGNHDGKTKRPNSSSAFLVLLALILTLLTFGSFSLIIGIAGPKIWE, encoded by the coding sequence GTATGCTTGTTGCTGGAGATTCTCTGGACACAGACAAAGAAGTCCTGCTAAATCTGAAAGTATTCTTTGAAGGAAATAATCAAATAAACCGAGGAAAATACTCACAGTGGAACAAGCAGAGCAATAACCCATGTGAATGGCCTGGAATAAATTGCAGTACTACTACCAGAACAGCAAGAGTCACTAGCATCGACCTCTCAGACAACAAAATCTCCGGCAAGTTATTCGGAAACTTCTCGTTGCTAACTGAGCTCTCTTTCCTCGACCTCTCCAAGAACACTCTCAGTGGAGTGATTCCTGAGGACTTAAACCGGTGCCAAAACCTTGTGCATCTCAATCTCTCACATAACATTCTTGACGGCCACCTGAACTTGACAGGGTTGAATAAGCTTGAGAAGCTTGATATTTCTGTCAATAGAATATGTGGGGAGGTCCAGTTGAGCCTCCCAACAATTTGTGACAAGTTGGTTGTGTTGAATATATCGGCGAATAACTTCATGGGCGTGATCAATGGCAGTTTTGATACATGCCAGAATTTGCAGTTCTTGGATTTGAGCTCAAACAAGTTAAGTGGGGAATTATGGATTGGTTTTGAAAGGCTGCTTGAGTTTTTTGCCTCAGAAAACAATTTTAACAGGCCTATTTTGTCATCAATGTTTGGTACTAACTGTAACCTGCAAGTTTTAGAACTGTGTGAAAATGGTTTTACTGGTCAGGTTCCAGGGAATATATCAAATTGTCGaaatttggttattttgaatCTGTTGAGTAATAATTTTACAGGAAAAATACCAGCCGAGATGGGATCAATTTCTAGTCTTCAAACTTTGTACTTGGGGAACAACAGCTTTTCCAATGACATTCCTGATTCACTTCTCAGCTTGAATAATTTAACCTTCTTGGATTTGAGTAGGAACAATTTTGGAGGAAATATACAAGAGATTTTTGGGAAATTCACTCAGGTTAAGTTTCTTGTATTGCACAGCAATTTGTATATCGGTGGGATATATACATCGGGAATTCTCAAGCTTCCTAACATTTCTATATTAGACCTGagcttcaacaaattttcaggtCCACTTCCAGTTGAAATCTCTGAAATGCCAAGTTTGAAGTTCTTGATCCTTGCTTACAATGAATTTTCTGGAACTATACCATCAGAATATGGAAACCTGTCCCGCCTGCAAGCCCTTGACCTCTCTTTTAACTGGCTAAATGGATCAATACCTCCCACCTTTGGAAAATTGAGGTCACTCTTATGGTTGATGCTTGCCAATAATTCCCTATCAGGGGAGATTCCACCGGATTTGGGAAATTGTACAAGCTTGTTGTGGTTGAACCTTGCCAACAACCAGCTTTCTGGGAAAATCCCACCTCAATTGACAAATATTGGTACAAATGCCTCTGCAACTTTCGAGTCTAATCGCTGGGAAAATGACCGGATTGTTGGTGGCTCAGGGGAGTGTTTGGCGATGCAGAGGTGGATTCCTGCAAACTACCCTCCTTTCAGTTTTGTGTATGACATCCTCACAAGGAAGAGTTGTAGAAGCTTATGGGATTGGATACTTGAAGGAAATGACATTTTCCCAATATGTGCAGCTGGTTTGTCAGGCAGGACCTTTCAAATCCCCGGTTATGTTCAACTAAGTGGGAATCGGCTTTCAGGTGAGGTCCCTCCAGATATTGGTAATATGCAGAAGTTCAGTATGTTGCATTTGGGCTTCAATGAATTCTATGGGAAGCTCCCTCCTCAAATTGAGGAAATGCCACTTGTAGTCCTAAACATTTCCAATAACAAGTTTTCCGGTGAAATTCCTGGGGAGATTGGTAACATTAAGTGCCTGCAGAATCTGGACTTATCCTGCAACAATTTTTCTGGCATGTTCCCAGCAAGCTTTAACAACCTGAGTGAGCTAAGCAAGTTCAATATCTCATACAATCCACTGATGTCTGGTGTAATTCCAATAACCGGGCAATTGTCAACGTTTGAGAAGTCGTCCTATCTCGGTGACCCCCTTTTGGAACTTCCAAATTTCATTGACAACACCTCATATAAGTTACCACGTAGTACCAATGGCAATCATGATGGGAAGACAAAAAGGCCTAATAGCTCTTCTGCATTCTTGGTGCTCCTAGCTTTGATATTGACTTTATTAACATTTGGGTCATTCTCACTCATAATCGGCATAGCTGGCCCCAAAATTTGGGAGTAa